The Nitrospira lenta DNA window TGGAGCCCACGACGCGAATCGAACGCGTGACCTCGTCCTTACCAAGGACGTGCTCTGCCAACTGAGCTACGTGGGCATTTCGGTCCATCATCTGCATTCCACCCATGACACACATCTCAACTCGATGGAGCGGGCGATGGGATTTGAACCCACGACAGCCAGCTTGGAAGGCTGGAACTCTACCACTGAGCTACGCCCGCCCGAATATCGTCGCCACACATGTCGCGATCCCACCACACTACAGCCTGCTATACTTCGCGTCATGCACGGCACCACAACAGATCTACGCTGGTGGGCAGGCAAGGATTTGAACCTTGGAAGACATAAGCCAGCAGATTTACAGTCTGCCCCCTTTGGCCACTTGGGTACCTGCCCGTTCCAACTCGCCTGCGTGTTCGCCCCTCAAAACTCAAATCAAATTCAGCGAATTCACTCGCCACTTTTATACTGAAAAACTAGAGTAAGCCTGTCCGCACACAGCTCTCTCCCCTCATCGATGAGGAGAAACAGCTGATCTGGCGAACAAGGCTATTTCAAGAAACGCTGGATTCTATTGACGAAGTTGCGCCATGTCAAGAGGAGAAATGGTCCCTCTGCCTTTTTTTTCGCCCTATGAGGGCTCGACCTGGCAAGGCCTCCCCACGGAAATATTTTTACCCTGACCAACAGCCTTCGCGGCAGCCTCGATAATTTTTTCTGGCAAACCAAGCACTTGCTTCATCAGGCGCTGACTTTCCTCCAGTGAAAGCTGTGATCCTGGGGCAAGAAACCGCTTCTGCGTCACCCGCCGCTCGTCGGGATCCTGGGGGGCGTAATACCCTCGGAACTCACCCGCCTCAATCGCTCGACGAAACCGAGACACCCACTCACCGGAGAGCTGAGCGGTGTCATTCATCGACCGGCGCCCCTTCTTTTCGATCTCCAGCTGATTCCAGATAGCCCACCCGACAAACACCGCCCAGGTTTCATTCAGAGCTTCCCACGCTTCAGGATCGGAGAGATAGCGAACCTCCGTCTCGTGGCTCCGCTGGATCACCGGGGTAATCAACACCTCTCGGTACCGGCAGACCTGCATCTCGCGCGCAAACGCGATCAACCCCTGCTCAGGCCCCGGCAACACCCCGCCAGACTCCTTCGACTCAAGGTAATCGATATAGGCATGAAACAATTCGTGGTACAGCACCTCCAACTCTTTGGATGTCATCGTCGTAAGCGGCCGCACATCACGTCCCGCGGCATGAAACGACAGCGTCCGGTTCAAGACCATCCGATGCTCTCCCGGATGATACTCCGCCGCATAGGTGCGCAGATCGTCGAATTCAAATTGCACAAAGTCCGGAGGCATGGCCTTCAGAAAGCCGGTGGGCAATCGAAGCGTTGCCGCTCCGCTGATGAGCTGCTCCCACATCCGGGCGGACCCCGAAGCGCTTTGCCCTGCAGCCGGTGACGAGATCGCCGCCGCAGCGCAGAGCAGAGACAGGCCGACAAGAACCATGCAGGACCGTTGTATCAGGGAGCCGCGCATGCGACCTCAAACAAAATGGAGAGTGATTGAGATACCCCGCGAACTAATAGTAGGGATCATGAGACCGTCCCCACTCCCCTCGCCCGCCCTCTTCGACCAATGCCACCTGGTCCAACAGATCAGAAGACACATGGTCCAGGAACCGAGAAGGCTTCGACAACAACATCCCGCTGCTCTTGTCGTAGACATTAATGGGATAGGTCAGGAAGAGATGCCGCTTGGCCCGAGTGACGGAGACATAGAACAACCGCCGCTCCTCCTCCAAATCCTCATCCGCAACAAATGAATACACCGACGGAAACCGGCCATCCACAATCCAGATCACAAACACCGCCTGCCACTCCAACCCCTTGGCCGAATGGATCGTCGAGAGCACCAGCCGCTCATCATCCCGATCGGGCGCATCCACACCCGAGGCGCTCCCGTCCGGCGGCTCCAGGGCCAGGTCGGCAAGAAACTCGTTCACGCCGGGATAGCCTTCGGCAATCGTATGAAGATGATCGAGATCCCGCGTACGCTTGGGATAGTCGTCGTACTGCTCCTTAAGAATCGGAAGATAGTACTCGTAGATCTGGTTCACCTGCTCCGACGGCGAGCGCGCCTCGGCGCCCGAAAGACTCTCCAGCGTATTTGCCAGACTCTTGAGCCCCTGGCCGGAGCGGCCGCTCACCCCGCGTAATACGTCGAACGGCTGGCCGCCCTTCACAATCGCCGCGAGCAGATCATGAGCTTTCTTCGGCCCGACCCCTTCTACCAGCATCAGCACCCGATTCCAGCTGACCGTATCCAGCGGGTTCGCGATCACCCGCACATGCGCGAGCAGATCTTTGACATGCGCCGTCTCGATAAACTTGACGCCGCCACGCTTGATGAAAGGTAGCCCCTTGCGCGACAGCTCGATTTCCAGATCGAAGGAATGAAAGCTGGACCGGAACAGCACCGCCACTTCACTCAGCGGCACACCCTCTTCACGCAACTCCAGAATCTTCTGCGCAATAAAGCGGGACTGCGTGTTCTCCCCCGCCGCTTCCACCAGAGACGGCAACGGCCCGTCGATCTTCCGTGTGAACAAGCGCTTCGTATACTTCTCCGCCGCCTCGTCGATAATGCAGTTCGCCAGATTCAGAATCGGCTGTGTACTGCGATAGTTTTCTTCCAGCTTATAGATCTGCGTGCCGGGAAAGAGCTGCGGAAACTCCATGATGTTCTTGAATGTCGCCCCGCGGAACGCATAGATCGATTGCGAATCGTCCCCCACCACCATCACATTATTATGCGTCGCGGCCAACTTCCGAACCACTTCGGCCTGCAACCGGTTCGTATCCTGATACTCATCTACAAGAATGTAGCGGAACTGCCGCGAGATCGTCATCCGCGCCGTTTCGTCGAGCAACAACAGCTGCCGCAGCATCACCAGCAAATCGTCATAGTCGAGCAACTGCTTTTGCCGCTT harbors:
- a CDS encoding ATP-dependent helicase, producing the protein MEREVKTYVLKRSDDDAVPRKLSIDYAAALNSQQLAAVTAGEGPSLVIAGAGSGKTRTLVYRVAYLIDSGVDPSNILLLTFTRKSAQEMVQRAGELIGARSERVCGGTFHSVANLLLRRYGRSIGVEPGFTILDRGDAEDLIALVRSQLGLNEKDKRFPRKGTIMEMISKSENTLRSLEEIILDEFGHFADHIEDLSRLKTAYQSAKRQKQLLDYDDLLVMLRQLLLLDETARMTISRQFRYILVDEYQDTNRLQAEVVRKLAATHNNVMVVGDDSQSIYAFRGATFKNIMEFPQLFPGTQIYKLEENYRSTQPILNLANCIIDEAAEKYTKRLFTRKIDGPLPSLVEAAGENTQSRFIAQKILELREEGVPLSEVAVLFRSSFHSFDLEIELSRKGLPFIKRGGVKFIETAHVKDLLAHVRVIANPLDTVSWNRVLMLVEGVGPKKAHDLLAAIVKGGQPFDVLRGVSGRSGQGLKSLANTLESLSGAEARSPSEQVNQIYEYYLPILKEQYDDYPKRTRDLDHLHTIAEGYPGVNEFLADLALEPPDGSASGVDAPDRDDERLVLSTIHSAKGLEWQAVFVIWIVDGRFPSVYSFVADEDLEEERRLFYVSVTRAKRHLFLTYPINVYDKSSGMLLSKPSRFLDHVSSDLLDQVALVEEGGRGEWGRSHDPYY